From the genome of Carnobacterium viridans:
TCATTTTCAGTAGTAATTTTCGCTAATCCGTTACTTTTCACTGTCCCAATTTCTGTTGCAGTCGATTTGGCTAGCGCTTTAAATGCAAGGACATTTTCAGGCTTCACTGTTAAAATAAAACGCGATTGGGTTTCACTGAATAACCATTTTTTATCCATCGCAACTGTTACATCAAATCCCAATGCCGTATCGAAGACGCTCTCCATTAAACCGACAGCCAATCCACCTTCTGCTAAATCATGAGCACTTTCTATCAATCCAGCTTGAATAGCTTTCAAAACAGTGTCTTGATTTTCTTTTTCAGTCGCTAAGTCGAAGTCCATTAATTTTCCTTCGATTTTGCCTAGTTCTAATTTTTGTAATTCGGAACCATTGAAATCCGCTTTTGTATCGCCAATAATAAAAATTCGATCATTGGCATTTTTGAATGCTTGGGTTGTGATATGCTTATTGTCTTCGATCAGACCGACCATGCCGATCAATGGTGTCGGATAAATAGCTTCACCATCCATTTCATTGTAGAGCGATACGTTACCCGAAATCACTGGAGTACCCAATAAACGACAAGCTTCTGATATGCCATCTGCAGAAGTGCTCAATTCCCAGAAAATTTCTGGTTTGTCAGGATTCCCGTAATTCAGACAATCTGTGATAGCCAACGGTTTTCCTCCACTAGCCACGATATTGCGAGCAGCCTCTGATACTGCCATCTGTCCACCGATTTCAGGATTTAGATAAATATAACGGCTATTACAATCAGTCGTCATCGCGATTGCTTTTTCAGTTCCACGTATGCGAATAACGGCAGCATCACTTCCTGGTCCCACAACTGTGCTCGTACGAACCATCGAATCATAGGTTTGATAAATGTTTTTCTTTGAAGCAAGCGTTGGTTGTTGCAACAACTTGACCAGCGTTTCCGAAGCTGACGTGAAAGTTGGCTGGTAGTCAGCCATTGCAGCAAACAATGCAATGCGTTCAGGCTCTTTCATTGGTTTAATGTACTCTGGTGCATCCTCCGCTAACGCATCAACTGGTACATTAGCCACTTCTTTTCCATCATGAAATAGACGGTACAAACCATCATCTGTGACTTCTCCGATAGCGACAGCTGCTAATTCATATTTTTCAAACAACTCAATAATTCGTTGTTCTTCACCTTTCTTGATACACAACAACATACGCTCTTGCGATTCAGAAAGCATGATTTCATAAGGAGTCATATGCGTTTCGCGTTGTGGAACATCATCTAGATTCAAAATCAACCCACTTCCCGCTTTTGAAGCCATTTCAGCACTGGAGGAAACCAACCCTGCAGCTCCCATATCCTGAATTCCAATCAATGCATCAGAATAATCATAAATGCATTCTAAACAAGCTTCCATCAATAGTTTTTCCATAAATGGATCTCCTACTTGAACAGCAGAACGTTGCGCTTCTTCTTCTTCTTTGAATTCAACAGATGCAAACGTCGCTCCATGAATACCATCACGTCCCGTTTTTGCGCCCACATACATAACCGTGTTTCCTATTCCTTTAGCTTGCCCTTTTTGGATATCTTTTTGGTCGATCAAGCCGACACACATCACATTCACCAAAGGGTTTCCTTTGTAACAAGGATCAAAAACTGTTTCTCCACCAACCGTTGGAATACCGATACAATTCCCGTAACCACTAACTCCAGCTACTACCTCTTCGAAAATGTATTTTGTGCGTTCGTTGTCTAACTCGCCGAAACGCAGAGAGTCAAGAATCGCGATTGGGCGAGCTCCCATACTAAAAATGTCGCGAATAATGCCTCCAACACCAGTCGCTGCTCCTTCATATGGCTCAACTGCAGATGGATGATTATGACTTTCCACCTTAAAGACCACCGCTTGGCCATCACCAATATCAACAATACCCGCACCTTCACCAGGGCCTTGCAACACTTGTGTCCCTGAAGTAGGAAATTTACGCAAAATCGCTTTTGAGTTCTTATAAGAGCAATGTTCGCTCCACATTACAGAGAACAGACCCGTCTCAGTGTAGTTCGGTAAACGATGCAAAATATCCTCATTGATGAGTGCGTACTCTTCTTCGGTCAATCCCCATTCACGATAGACTGCCATCTCTTTTATTTGTTCGGGTGTTGGTTCCAAAAAAACCATTATTGGCACAGCTCCTTCTGATAGTTTTTATACATAGACTGGAATAATTTTAATCCATCATCTGAACCCAGTAATGCTTCAACAGCGCGTTCAGGATGAGGCATCATACCCAGTACATTTCCTCGCTGATTGATAATGCCCGCTATATTTTCAATGCTTCCATTTGGGTTATCGTTCGCATACGTAAAAACAATTTGATGATTGTCCTTCAATTGCTGCAATGTTTCTTTATCACAATAGTAATTTCCTTCTCCATGTGCGATAGGTACCGTAATGGTTTCTCCTTTTTCATAACTCGATGTAAATGATGTATGTGTATTTTCTACTCTTAGATGTTGCTGCTTAGAAATGAATTTTAGTGAATCATTGCGGCGTAACGCTCCCGGTAATAAACCCGCTTCTGTCAAAATTTGAAATCCATTACACGCTCCAAAAACTGGCTTTCCTTCTTCAGCAAACCGAATCACTTCAGCCATAATAGCGGAAAATCGGGCAATAGATCCTGTGCGCAAGTAATCGCCATAAGAGAATCCTCCTGGGAGTAACACTGCATCGAACCCTTCCAAGCTGCTCTCATAGTGCTGAACATATTCCGCGTCTACCCCAAGACTATCTTTTACAGCTGTATACATGTCTAAGTCGCAATTGGATCCAGGAAAAACAATGATGGCAAATTTCATTACATTTCAACCTCCTGAATATCATAACGGTATGTTTCCATTACTACATTTGCTAAAAGTTTGTCACAGATTTCTTCAATTACGTGCTCGATATCTTTTTCAGTTTTAGAAACTTGAATTTCAAAGTACTTTCCAATCCGGATATT
Proteins encoded in this window:
- the purL gene encoding phosphoribosylformylglycinamidine synthase subunit PurL gives rise to the protein MVFLEPTPEQIKEMAVYREWGLTEEEYALINEDILHRLPNYTETGLFSVMWSEHCSYKNSKAILRKFPTSGTQVLQGPGEGAGIVDIGDGQAVVFKVESHNHPSAVEPYEGAATGVGGIIRDIFSMGARPIAILDSLRFGELDNERTKYIFEEVVAGVSGYGNCIGIPTVGGETVFDPCYKGNPLVNVMCVGLIDQKDIQKGQAKGIGNTVMYVGAKTGRDGIHGATFASVEFKEEEEAQRSAVQVGDPFMEKLLMEACLECIYDYSDALIGIQDMGAAGLVSSSAEMASKAGSGLILNLDDVPQRETHMTPYEIMLSESQERMLLCIKKGEEQRIIELFEKYELAAVAIGEVTDDGLYRLFHDGKEVANVPVDALAEDAPEYIKPMKEPERIALFAAMADYQPTFTSASETLVKLLQQPTLASKKNIYQTYDSMVRTSTVVGPGSDAAVIRIRGTEKAIAMTTDCNSRYIYLNPEIGGQMAVSEAARNIVASGGKPLAITDCLNYGNPDKPEIFWELSTSADGISEACRLLGTPVISGNVSLYNEMDGEAIYPTPLIGMVGLIEDNKHITTQAFKNANDRIFIIGDTKADFNGSELQKLELGKIEGKLMDFDLATEKENQDTVLKAIQAGLIESAHDLAEGGLAVGLMESVFDTALGFDVTVAMDKKWLFSETQSRFILTVKPENVLAFKALAKSTATEIGTVKSNGLAKITTENETITLAIKEVEMKWQEAIPCLLKQKA
- the purQ gene encoding phosphoribosylformylglycinamidine synthase subunit PurQ; amino-acid sequence: MKFAIIVFPGSNCDLDMYTAVKDSLGVDAEYVQHYESSLEGFDAVLLPGGFSYGDYLRTGSIARFSAIMAEVIRFAEEGKPVFGACNGFQILTEAGLLPGALRRNDSLKFISKQQHLRVENTHTSFTSSYEKGETITVPIAHGEGNYYCDKETLQQLKDNHQIVFTYANDNPNGSIENIAGIINQRGNVLGMMPHPERAVEALLGSDDGLKLFQSMYKNYQKELCQ
- the purS gene encoding phosphoribosylformylglycinamidine synthase subunit PurS, coding for MVYKVTVYVTYKDSVLDPQGEAVKGAVHRMGYESIENIRIGKYFEIQVSKTEKDIEHVIEEICDKLLANVVMETYRYDIQEVEM